The sequence CATGCATACCCATGTAAACCATCAGGCTCAAATCTTTGCTGATCATGAAACATATAATTGTCACAACAACATAAGCAGTGATTGATATTAACATAGGAGAGGTGGATCGATCACGAAGCCAAATTCTAAAGAAAAATCATGATTGATAACAAGTCCAAAGACCGTACAAACAGATAGAACTGTTATTTATTTCGATTATGGATGGGCtaagaaattaataacaatattcAATAGTAAAACACCTGAAAAAGTAAATCTTTTTTGCTATCAGTGGAAAAAGTAAAAGTCCTACTCCTGTTAAAATAGAAGGGCAATGAAAGGTATGACAAGCTAAGGCTCCAAAAAGTCTTTAATTTCGTTCTTTGATCAGTCATTATCCCCCATGGAAAGCTGGCATTCTAGAACAAGTTTTGGTGTTCAGAAAAAATTTTCAGGGTCTATTTACCAAAATATGTATATCTCCATTCATCAAAATTTGGTGATCTCTATTCACAAAATTTTGTATATACATTCACCAAAATTTAGAGCATcaacattttccaaaattaagtGTATTTTCATTCACCAAAATTTCATTTGGCAAATTTTGATATGTAGAGTTTGCCAAAACTGTTTATCCAAGGTCGCTAGAAAGCTCAATAGGGCAGGCCAAATCTACTTATCTAATTTTTCATCCTAAGTCTGTACTTTCCAATTTATTGCAATGTAGGACAAATCTCAATTTCCTAACAGAACTCTAATGGGGTAGCACTTAGGTGGTTTACAACAGAAATATTGATATTGAAGTCAGTTTCAGAAACAGAAACCAATCAACTCTTTATCCAATTTTGAGTCCATTAGTACCCAGCTCATTATGTTTCATGATCGACACCATGGAAAAGGTGCCAACGTGCACTACCAATAGGGTTCCACTACTAttagaaatttgagattttattttccattgcaACAAATTTGAAATAGAATGTATTCATTGATTTAAAAAGTTTTAGGAAGGTCAGAACCTAATGAAACTTGAAGACTGTGAAGTGTATTAAAACCAAAGATTTTTATATCACATGGCAGTTCACCTATTATAAGGGGCCAATTGCCCAAATAATTATTTGGGGCTGAGCACATTTTGTCAGGGAGGAACTTTATGCTGTTTTACAACTAAGAGCCACTTATAAAATACCGTACAGAGATCAAGTAAACAAGGCAAATAGAATTGTAACCTATAGTGCAATTCTATTCTTGGTAAGAATGCTAAGTTATATAACTTCACCACTGCTGAACTTCTTTCCTCCACAAGCACAATTTCAGAATATATACAAGGGAGAAGATAATACCCCATGTCCAACTCTATTAAGAGTTTGCAGATACCAAGATGAATAGACTTTGACAGAACTGCCCTTCAATAAAACCACTTCTAAATCTATGCAAGTCAGTACAAAATCCATTCCAAGGGAAGATTTCCTCAAATAAAAAGCAGTAACCAGCTAATCATCAACAGGCAATTACAGGAAAATCCATCTTCATTACCATTAGCAGTACTTTGAAATAATCACTTCAAAACTTTGTTTTTGCTTACTGAGAAGGGCATTAGGTCAAACTATATGAAACATGGAAAGTCATTATCTATATTATCTAAATCAGTTGTGAGCTGCAATCAATTTTCGGTTGAAACAGCATATCCTAGCTACCAAACAAATACCCCAGGTAAATCGTCTATCCTAAAGGTAAAGTTCCTGCTCTAATTAAGTCAATGATGCTCTCACTTTGAAATACAATAATCCTTCACCATTTTGTCCTTGGAACAATTTATGTTACATGTCACATGAAAGAATAGAAAAAACCATAGCAACTAAGGTTGTACAAGCCAAAGCCTagaaatttttccttttaatgtcaagtttaagaaaaatatgtaaagaaaaaagaaagaaagagcatGAATAATAACCAGCTTTCTGTACAGGATATAAcctacggaaaaaaaaaaaaaaaacaaaaaacaaaaaaaaacaaaagccacAACAGCAACGACAATAATTCATTTTGAAGATTCAATCCCACATGCTGCACACAGTGGAACAAAACAATTCATAACATATGTGTGCTATAATAGGACTGCACAGTTAGAGAAAGAAATCACCTCTGTTCAAAGATAACAAAACCAAACTTCTCCTGCTAAGTGCTATTCCACCTCAATACATCCTACCAGTGCATTCTAGAGAACCACAATAACAACTCTTCTTCTTTATATTTCCATTTGAATCACGAACCTGATCTATCATATAATTGTAATGATATGTCAGCTCTTGCAACGGAGGTATGTTTTCAGCAGCAAAGAGCATTATATGAGGAATCCTCTTGTCATCATGGTCATATAGGACGTTTTGGGCATAAAGGTTAGGTGTACAACTATGGTTTATAAATCTCCCCACATTACCAAACTGTGCCGCATCAATTGTGAAGCTTCCATCCTCCACTAATTCACAAGGACTTGGCTGTGCATCAGGTCCAAAACTTGAAAGTTCACCCCAAAGTGAACAGTCATTGTAGTTATTCCCAATATCAAACAAATACTCATCATTGCTCGTTTTTGCATCAGCATCCTTCTCTTCAAGGAGCTCTcctatatattcacatataaaaCTTCCTGAAGAAATGGAGTTTAAGGATCTGACACCCCATCCCCGAGTCtcagttttaaaaatttcaagctGAAATTTGATACCATGTTGACTGACTCTATTATGGCATGAAGGAGGGCACTTGCATGAAGGACCGCACTCATAAACAAGGGACTTTGCTTCAACAATAGCCCCATTATAGTTATATGGGATCTCGCCTCCATTCCTTACTGCACAAGAACATCTCTCAGAGTCTGTGCATTTAGCAACACAGTCACAACCCCTGGGAGGAACAGGGCGGTACCAAGTAGGATATATAATGCTGGTTATGTAAACAAATGCTGGAGGTTTCTCATCATCTAGAGTATTCACAGCACATATTGGAATACGTTCTTTCCCTCCTGATATATCATCTACACAAAGACCCTCTcgtattctatattttttggaCTTCTTTACTTCCTTCCAAGCAAGCTCTGGTTGACCAGGAATTCTTTCAAGTTGAAACTTGAAAACCAGCTTACCATGTGGACCGAGGTCCTGCCAACATTTTTCAACTAAATATAGCCCATCATATACATATGTCTTAGACTTTCCATCCAACGACTCAGACCGACGGATCACCCTGACTGGATTCTTTTCAAGCACACTATTCTTCAAAGCAAGGTTTCCACGTTCAAGCTTCTGATCTTCAGGCTTTTTATCTGAATTCATCACGTTACCACCCTGACCCGTATAAATCAAGACATCTGAGTTATCCAAATCATCATCATAGCCTCCCGATGCAACAACACTAGTTGCAAGGACCTTTCCACCCTGCTTAAAATAATCGATTCCACCCTGATTTTGGCGATGAAGACCAATAATATTAAGCTCCACCCTGTACTGGAACTCATCACCAACTTCCACTCCAGGTACAGCTCCTACGATTTGTTTGCCTGtgtttagatatttatttttatccttgAGGATCTTTGCAGCCCCACAATCAACTCTCTTGATATTTTTACCATCTCGTCCTTCCTTTGACTTGGATTCCTCATCTTGCAAGAGCTTTCGACAAATAGCTTGGAACAGCCGCAGTGTCTCCCTTACCTTATTTCGGGTAACAATAGAATCAATGCCATGACCTTTACTCCTCGAACTACCAGGGGCAACAGGAGGAACACAAACATCAAAACCACAAGATCTTTTAGCcacatgaatatttttatattcatcatcatgctGAAGAGAATCCTTCATATCCCAAACTACTAGCTGGCCAGTGTGTTGAAAAGCATCCTTTTCTGTTACAGTTGGAATCTTCTTCAAAGACTTTTCGAGAAAGCCATTTTTATCATCCTTTTTCCGGGTAGAAGTTTTAGGCCTTTCTACCTGACTAATGTGATCAAGTTTTTTCCCTTCATTTCCACTTATACCAGCAGCTTGTTTAGACTTGTATGCCACCTTCCCCAGCCTCCATGGACAATTAGATGCAGCCATCAAACCGTGCACAACAACCCTGCCTGATGAACATTCCAGTCCGCCAAAATCTACTACTTGCAATTGATTATGACAACCAGACATGTCTGAAATTTTTTCATTTAGAATTTTGTCCTGAAGTTCCAAATCCTCAGTATCTACTACTTGCAATTGGTTCTGACCAGACAAATCTGAAATTTTTCGGTTCACACATTTTTCCTTAAGTTCCAAATTCTCATAATCTACTGCTTGTAATTGGTTCTGATAACCAGATACATCAACATTTTCATCCAAAGCTTTTTCCTCAGAGTACACAACAATCTCCTTACCCAAGTTTTCTTTCGGACACTCATCGTCATTGCTGTTTTCAACAACAGTCTCAAATTCATGGTCCCACCAGAATAACTTGCTATCAAAAGGAGGTTCAGTGCAGTCTTCTTTCTTATGTTCTCGTTCCACCGTTCTCGCAGATAACATTCCATGGTCAACTTGATTCCCCATTTCTTCTGCATTATGGCCATCAAATTCAGGTTGAACTTTGTCCCCAATTACTTCAGAATCCTTTTCTCCTAGTTCTGTCTTGTAAGAATCTCCACCTTGGACATCCTCTGCTGTTTGTTTTACATTGTTATTCACTGTATCAGCTGACATTTTATCGGCCATTCTGCATTCTGACTTCTCTTCTACAAAATCGTTATTCGTCGGAGTAGAAGACTCTTCCTTACTGACATGAGGAGCATTTGGTCCACATAAAGGAGGGAAAGTTCGGATAGCAGAAACCTTTCTTCTTTGAGGAGGACAATACTTTCTAGCCTTACTGCTCTTCAGACCACTTCCATCTAAAACAGAGATTAGCCTTTCAGGTGGTGAAAACAAATCATCTTTCAAAACAGGAACCTTATCTTCTTTTTGTACAGAAATATCCACAGGATGCAAATCCTTGGGCAAATCAGGGCTTGCAATCTTTAGTCTATCACTTTTCTTCAAACCACTTACATCAAAAGCAGTAATTGACCTTTCCGGTGGTGAGAACAAATTCTCAGTCGCAAGTGAAACCGTCTCGTTTGGTGGTGTAGAAACACCCAATGGATGCAAATCCTCAGGCAAACCAAGGCTTTCATTCTTTAGTCTATCACTCTTCTTCAAACCACTTCCATCAAAAGAAGCTGTTAATCTTTCCGGTGGTGAGAAAAAATTCTCAGCAACCCTAACCATCCCTGCTCTTGGTGTAGAAACACCCAATGGATGCAAATCCTTGGGCAAATCAGGACTTTCATTATTTAGTCTGTCAGCGCTTCCACCCTTACAAATTGAATTCTCAACAGTACCTGTACAAGTTGAGTCTTCTGTTGGTCTCAAGCAAGTACGTTGAGCAACACGTCCACATCCTGGCGGAAAATCACGAACAGCAGAAATTTTACGCCTCTTGTACTTAGGTGAATCATGTAAAGAACAATCACCATTTTCCATTGTAAAACTTCTTGTTCTTTCCTCAGAATGACTACCATTAACCAATGTAATAGTTCTCAAAGGATCAGAATGAAGCATAGCCTCCATGACTCCCATTCCACCTCTCCAGCATAAGAAAGTCTAAAAACAAGGATACATATCATTAGACTTCTATAATTATTCCCAAGGAACAAGAACAAACAAAACTATATTAACAAGGAATCCTATTATTAAAAGCTTGTTATCTTAAACAGAAACATCAACCTTTATTCGAATAAATCAAACATAACCAAACCcaccatttatatataaaagataccccaaaaaaataatgagaatTATATGTTGGTTTAGTAGTGCTTTTGGCTTCTAAGCTTCAAAATCACAGAAAGTAAAAGATCTAACCAACAAAATTCAGCAAAGCaaagaaagggaaaggaaaatcAATTATTAGAATGGATTGCACAcagcaaaatatcaaaaccacgCAGTGAAAACTTCAATCATTCATCAAAAAACACGAACAAAATAACCCAGAAAAcggttttttttccccttcttttatTCTTCGTTTAATAAACAATTCTTACCACAACATACCCTGACACATTTCAAACAACAAAACCCGACCAATTTTGCAGTCTTTTAGAACAATTAATTACGGTTCCTTTACACAATATTcaagtatttattttctagaaaaaccAAATTCAAAACTTATCAGCATGACCTAGTTTTCGCCgtaaaccacaaaaaaaaaaaaaaaaaaaaaagagagagagagagagagaagacacTGCTATTTCTATCAATTCCTAAATttgacacaaaaaataaaatacccaaaaaaaattaaatgcctAAAATTACTGAAGcgagaaaataagaaaaactcgAGCATTGTCAGATTAAGCAAAACGAATGCACATTCAATAGACGAAACCAAGAAAAATgacgaaaaataaataaaagatgaagTAAAGCTCGGACCTGGTTTGTTGCCTAGATATCAAACGCCCATAATGGTCGAGACCCAGTGGGTATAATCGCAAATACAGTAAGATTTCGAGGTCGCAATGGAGATTGCAATTGCAAAGTAGCATGAGCAGGCTATGAAGAAGAGTGCCGCAAACCacactttcctttcttttcttttttctttttttatttttttccctcttcttcTCAGAAGGCACTCTTCGCTCCAGtcattatatataaatgcaaaaCCCAATTTAAACTGAGCacaaaacattaaataaataaaaaataaaaagatcgcTTGCTGGCTTCCAAAAAAATAGCGCGGTTGATCTCGGGAAGGGCATTCTCGGTAATACAATAATTGCCAggtgtaattttctttttcttttttggttctgttttaattttttttttttttttggcagattGAGAGTaagttttaattatattttttattccacGAGGGGTTTTCTATTTTCcatggaaattaaatttaaaaaaaaaaattaagtaaaacaagttgatagaatatataattaattaatatcagTAATCAAtattaatgattattttatacGTTGTCATTTatagaataatttttaatttaattatatatatatatatatgaaatttgtatattaacattatcaattttttaaaatatataataaatttatatttactatTTAAAATGATCTTAATTTTTTCTCATTTCCTTCTCAGTATGCATTTATTTCATAACAATGTGGGTTGGAGATTTTCCAAATTGTAAAAACGGGAATCCAACCATTGAAGATGAGTCCATATGGGCTCTGGAATCACCAACAGTTTTTGGCAtctctaaataatattttatgctttgaattaatgaaaaattacaaaatattttttcattgcAGATTAAAATTAAGCTTTAACTAAAAAGTAGTATAATATGTTAACATTATGAATGATCGATGAGAAAGATACGGGAAGACCatttttgcctaatttttttttttttttcccccatctCTTCCTTAGTTtgcatttattttaaagaggTAGGATGCGGACTTTGTACTACAAAACCAGCAAACAAACAGATTTGGAATTCCACCCATTAAGATGATTCCACTCtgagttttatgatttttttttttttttaataaatgaccCTCATTAATGATTTTATGTTGCCCATCAAAGATGGGTTGAATTGGCCCAGGGACTTAGGAGAATTTTGGCATTCCAAATTAATGATTTCATGCTTTAAactaaagaaaaattacaaaatattttagttaacaagttcaaatttgcaaaattttatttatcaccatCAAATGCTCATTATCAGTGAGACCCATATTGCATATACTACATTATAATTTGGTATCAAAAGGATTCACTTTCGcttgcatggtttttcatttaaaaagacaaaagaaaattaaatgaaaccaaTCACTACTTATCATTTCAACATAAAATCTACTATTAATAAACACCAGTGATAAATagtaaattatggaaatttagcTTTAATTATAGCCTActgaataatatattaatagttttcattaaaaaaaaaaagtattatgtATTAATGATAGGAACAATAGTAGAGTAAGGCAAGATTTAAGAAGGCCATTATTTGAGCTCAGAAATGATATAGCATCAATTTTTATGCTTTGAAGTAAAGAAAAACTATCAAGTCGGCGGGATATTTTGTCATCTTAATTgattgttttttagttttggtaAGTTATCCTAATTAATGAGAATATCTTTAATAGCATTGCATTTTTtcattgcattttaatatttttttatatgttttttatacatattgtgAACcccacaaaattaaaatttatgcgTTGAAGTTTAGAAAAAACTACAATGAAATTTGTGGGGTtcacaatattaaataatagaatttttaatttttaatttttaattttttttaattgttaaagttaaaagaagtaGGATataatctaaatttattttagtagataaaataaaataatacgattaaatattattttttatcacatGCCATTAGAGAAGtaacattaaaatttaacattggTATTAGTATTTATCAttggaaaaaatatatcaatattaaaatttaaaaatagtaaaatgtaATTTGATATTTGAGATACTCTTACATTGCCCATTAAAGATGGGTTCACGTTGGCAGGTGGACTTTGGAGCATATTCTCCGATTAATGATTTCAAGCTTTGAATTaaggaaaaattacaaaatatatttgttaaaatactatttatcattATAATTGATGGTTAAAAATGTTCATTTTCtcttattagatttttaatttaaaacttaaaaaaaattaaatacaataaatcAATACTTGTCATATCAACGTAGACTCTACTATAGATAAATAtcaacaatgataaataataatattctagAAATTTAGTTCTTGTTATGGCAATATATTAATAGTTTgcgttcaaaaaaaataaagtattatatATTAATGCTGGGAATAGTAGTGTAGGACAAGAGATAGGAAGGCCATTATTTGAGCACAAAAACAATACGGCTTCAATTTTTGGAGTGTCCTCTTCGTAGATCGATCTCTCGTTCATGGGTATATTTAGAGGTTTTTTGAAAAGTAATCACCTTACAaatccatttttgaaaaataacaaaataaaaaaaataaaaataaaaacccacttTTAACATATTTGGTCCAAAATATcctttattaagttttttttttcttttattttttatttttgttctctatcaaaacacattttttttctttctgttcttttcgtttttgttttatttatttatttattattattttttttttttggctctcttgGCTTTCAAAATGCAACTAGGGTTTCCTTTCTAGTTTCCTTTTCAAAAATCACAATCATGGTCACCACCCAGAGGCAGAGGAGCGCACACCATTATAATCGTCGATCGCTATACTCCGACCTCTCCAGTCATTGCAGCAGCCGTAGGTACCGCCACAACCACCAATTTTGTATCTAAGGTCTTCTTATTGAATTGTTGGGATAAAACTTTTCCTCTGCAAGGGCCTCGTGCAATGAACCCCCTACCAGCGATTGTTCGTCGTCGTAAAGCAGCCCCCCTAAAGCTTTTGGGATTTTCAGGAAGAGGGGTGGTCCTGTGTGTAAGCATAGTGTTTCTGGTCGAACACACCCACCCCAACTAAGAAGAATCGAACGAAATTGCCCAACTCCCAATCTTGTGTGTAAGTCTGTTTAGTAACAAAATTgtgaattttgtttctttcaaattgtTCAATTTCTACTGAATTgtgaattttgtttctttcaaattgtTCAATTTCTGCAGTATCATGGGTTCTATGGGTTTCATGGGCTTTGTGAATGTTATTTCTGCAGTATCATGATGCTCCATtgatgtttaaaaattaaaaactaaaattttgtttttgtttttgaaagaaaaatgcacAGAAAAGCTGGTTTGAACGAAATGTAGAATCTGTTGAGTTGCTTATGGATGACGATGAGATTGATGAGGAAAAAGTGAAGAACCATAAGCAAAAAAAAGTCATTTTGGTTGAAGAGATTAAGTCTTTTTTGAATTCTGTTTGGAATGTTGTATGCTCTTATAGTCCGAGGGAGACGAATCAAGCAGCTTATTATCAATCCTGGCTAGAAGTTGACCCGTGTGGCTAGGTTTtatcgggaaaaaaaaatgtattttgaaatgttttcatttattttatctttttttttttttggtcaacatgAAACTTATTATTACTACATCTGTGGAGAGGGGATCTTACCCAGGTTGGTATATTCTCAATGCTTTTTGCCACCGCCCAGCgtattaataaattgaattttttttattgatcacTATACTTCTCTATATGTATTGTAggctttattattttgttataaaattatGAGGACATTaagttggtatttttttttttatttagtaaaaaaaaaatacaaatatctaTTTGGAAGGAGGCAGCTGCTAAGTGAAAAACGAAAACACATTAAAGAAGTTTAAACAAGCATAATTGatcttgtattatatatttgaaagtcAACCTAggattccattaaaaaaaataaagaaaaaggtaaaaaaagatTGCATTACacttacattttattttctagtGTTTAAATTTGGTATTCAGCTAATTAAGGACAAGTAGAAAGATAGTCgatggaaaaatataaagaaatagcACTTGAAAAAGGTATGAGTTTTACGTAGTTCTCACGTCAACCGAGTCTGTGAAGCAACACAAAAAAATTGTTAGGAGTAGCAGGAGATGGAGCTTAtagagatatttaaaaaaaaaaaaaaaaagaaaaaaaaagaagaagacataTGCAGGGTAGGTTTAGATTTGTCCACCGAAATGTCAAAGTGGATAAAAATGGTGGATATGTTGCCCAATGTATAACGAACACTAAAGTTGGCAACCAAAACAGGGTAGATACGTATTTTAAGTCATTATGTGTtatgttgctttatttattGCGAGCTGCATGCTTCTATAAAAAGCGGACGGATCTTGTAAAATCTGTTGATGAGTTTAATTGTGCATTGGCAAAAAATTGCCCTTAGCAAGAAATTGACCTCCGCAAACCAATGGGTAAAGCCCCTTAACatttacatgtttgttgaataaattttaattattgaatatGATTGTAATTATGTTATTGTTTTGTTGCAATGATGACTGTAGCATTTTTGTGTTCTAAGTCTATGGAATTTTTATATGCTAGATTACTATTGAgtttcacacaagatgacatatTGTTCCTAGGAGAAAATATATtcatgaggcttacaacaatgAACTAAGTGTATGAGTTTGGGAAATAAACTAAAGATGCATCGTTTTTCCTATGTTAACATTTAAATGTAAGATAATGATGGATTATTTTGATGTTCATTTATCAAAGATAATGATAGATTTTGACATAAAGATAACTAATTTACTGTCTACAAAATGTGGCatgtttattagaattccattttgCACAAATCCCTTATATGTAGCTCAATTCAAGTttctggataattttccgcctgtcaaattttttttcctccaagcagAAATCATTTCCTCCTGTCGAAAAATAgtaattacaatgtcatcatcttctattttactacaaaattaaataaataacgttaaactaaattaataaatatataaaaatatgaataacactgaataaacatattaactatcccaaaaaaatcatttctattttttttttttgggccaaatattACTGTTTTCTACTGACGGAAAATTAGCGGAAAACTAGTAGATAACTAACGAAAATTGACAAACTAGCAGAAAATGGCGGAAGTTCATTTTTTTCGTCAATTTTCCTCCGCTTTTACAagattttttgattttcatatctatataattttttcactaTTTTCACACCATATATCacctaaatatctttaaattcaaatattatagTTCATATACTAGTTTATTACCTACTCATATCAAAAAAATCTTaaagaaagtgagaaaatataAGAGATGCCAAGAAGAACAAATACAAGACATGGAAAGCGCTTCAAAGGTAAGACaatacaagaaaaagagagtgaaaGTAAATGAAATACCAAGGGGATCGGTCTCACAAGTGAAAATGTGTTctttcaaaacaaaatcaatgctTATttaagaaggaagaaaaaggaaagggtAAAAGAAACagcattttgtaattttcaatttagtttAAAGGCATTTTTATCTACagttggctagttttttttactattttccaAAAATGGATTAGTTGGATggctaattttcaaaaaaaaaaaaaaaaaaacctatactTTATTGTGATTGAACTTCTAAAAGAGAAACAAAGAAAGTTACTAAGCTGGTGTGGTATTAGcccaattcaatatcataattgAATAGCCTAGATTGTTTGGGCTTAATGTCTATTAATTAACAGCATAAAAGGCTCAAATGAGATATGGGTTATGACATACCTGAAATACTTATGCTTCGGTTTACACAATGATAGTGATGGGCTTGGTAGCGTTTAGCATTTTACTTCCCTTGGACTTATTAATTTTGGGCTACGTGTTTGTTTAATGGAAATGAAATCATCCCATACAACAATTTTACCTAATttttagggg comes from Ziziphus jujuba cultivar Dongzao chromosome 6, ASM3175591v1 and encodes:
- the LOC107404291 gene encoding histone-lysine N-methyltransferase, H3 lysine-9 specific SUVH6, which translates into the protein MGVMEAMLHSDPLRTITLVNGSHSEERTRSFTMENGDCSLHDSPKYKRRKISAVRDFPPGCGRVAQRTCLRPTEDSTCTGTVENSICKGGSADRLNNESPDLPKDLHPLGVSTPRAGMVRVAENFFSPPERLTASFDGSGLKKSDRLKNESLGLPEDLHPLGVSTPPNETVSLATENLFSPPERSITAFDVSGLKKSDRLKIASPDLPKDLHPVDISVQKEDKVPVLKDDLFSPPERLISVLDGSGLKSSKARKYCPPQRRKVSAIRTFPPLCGPNAPHVSKEESSTPTNNDFVEEKSECRMADKMSADTVNNNVKQTAEDVQGGDSYKTELGEKDSEVIGDKVQPEFDGHNAEEMGNQVDHGMLSARTVEREHKKEDCTEPPFDSKLFWWDHEFETVVENSNDDECPKENLGKEIVVYSEEKALDENVDVSGYQNQLQAVDYENLELKEKCVNRKISDLSGQNQLQVVDTEDLELQDKILNEKISDMSGCHNQLQVVDFGGLECSSGRVVVHGLMAASNCPWRLGKVAYKSKQAAGISGNEGKKLDHISQVERPKTSTRKKDDKNGFLEKSLKKIPTVTEKDAFQHTGQLVVWDMKDSLQHDDEYKNIHVAKRSCGFDVCVPPVAPGSSRSKGHGIDSIVTRNKVRETLRLFQAICRKLLQDEESKSKEGRDGKNIKRVDCGAAKILKDKNKYLNTGKQIVGAVPGVEVGDEFQYRVELNIIGLHRQNQGGIDYFKQGGKVLATSVVASGGYDDDLDNSDVLIYTGQGGNVMNSDKKPEDQKLERGNLALKNSVLEKNPVRVIRRSESLDGKSKTYVYDGLYLVEKCWQDLGPHGKLVFKFQLERIPGQPELAWKEVKKSKKYRIREGLCVDDISGGKERIPICAVNTLDDEKPPAFVYITSIIYPTWYRPVPPRGCDCVAKCTDSERCSCAVRNGGEIPYNYNGAIVEAKSLVYECGPSCKCPPSCHNRVSQHGIKFQLEIFKTETRGWGVRSLNSISSGSFICEYIGELLEEKDADAKTSNDEYLFDIGNNYNDCSLWGELSSFGPDAQPSPCELVEDGSFTIDAAQFGNVGRFINHSCTPNLYAQNVLYDHDDKRIPHIMLFAAENIPPLQELTYHYNYMIDQVRDSNGNIKKKSCYCGSLECTGRMY